The Engystomops pustulosus chromosome 1, aEngPut4.maternal, whole genome shotgun sequence genome has a window encoding:
- the LOC140082528 gene encoding indolethylamine N-methyltransferase-like has protein sequence MDSCLKLHYPSHEINTRMLLQDYFSQHVPYSIFKESTINMMRCCYKVFSSGLVTGDTLIDISLGPIIVHLLSVGEFFKEISILKFNDAPIKELELWKNKDPEAFDWTHTLKLFMELKGISRDGWQDAEEMLRGKVKHIVKCDFSKTNPTQPFALPRADCVTCMWGLEMISRDHEEFRATLRKISNLIRLGGHLLIYADINATYFKVGEDKYHLLNLDDDFLRKTLIDAGFAIVQYENLEREACTDRLDHEQKAFVVARKVMET, from the exons ATGGATTCCTGCCTGAAACTTCACTATCCTAGTCATGAGATCAACACCCGGATGCTACTCCAGGACTACTTCTCTCAACATGTCCCATACTCCATATTTAAGGAGTCTACCATTAACATGATGAGATGTTGTTACAAAGTATTTAGCTCCG GTTTGGTTACTGGAGACACCCTGATAGACATCAGCCTCGGCCCCATTATCGTTCATCTTCTTTCTGTTGGTGAATTCTTTAAGGAAATTTCAATTCTAAAATTCAATGACGCCCCCATTAAAGAGCTAGAACTGTGGAAGAATAAAGACCCCGAGGCCTTTGACTGGACTCACACCTTAAAGCTTTTTATGGAGCTGAAAGGGATAAGCAG GGATGGTTGGCAAGATGCAGAAGAGATGCTGAGAGGAAAAGTCAAACACATTGTAAAGTGCGATTTCAGCAAAACCAACCCGACCCAACCATTTGCTCTGCCCCGAGCCGACTGTGTGACCTGCATGTGGGGGCTGGAAATGATCAGCAGGGACCACGAAGAATTCAGAGCAACGCTGAGGAAAATCTCTAATCTGATTAGACTTGGGGGCCATCTCCTAATATATGCAGATATCAATGCTACCTATTTTAAAGTTGGGGAAGATAAGTACCATCTGCTAAACCTTGATGACGATTTCCTGAGAAAGACTTTGATCGATGCAGGTTTTGCTATTGTACAGTATGAGAATTTGGAGAGGGAAGCGTGCACTGATCGCTTAGACCATGAGCAGAAAGCTTTTGTGGTCGCCCGCAAAGTGATGGAAACTTAA